In one Silene latifolia isolate original U9 population chromosome 10, ASM4854445v1, whole genome shotgun sequence genomic region, the following are encoded:
- the LOC141609333 gene encoding jasmonate-induced protein homolog — protein sequence MASMQVQKETTLDDHFNSAKQWQNGTVATMHNQTRSSMSLDRYMNWSGIPAATGSFPSTIPANGAANFTHLRDGHFGSVGGVQYSGFNATGMKCAWIVAWQAPVENDPPLPPNRVYVTCGPKTVMDAMTWHQILMKLDTSPTDDSESDSSAKISVDAHIHDDIPNSATLLVNFNLIP from the exons ATGGCATCAATGCAAGTACAAAAAGAAACAACATTGGACGACCACTTTAATTCAGCGAAGCAATGGCAAAATGGAACAGTAGCCACCATGCATAACCAAACACGATCATCGATGTCGCTTGACAGGTATATGAATTGGTCGGGAATTCCCGCCGCCACCGGCTCATTTCCGTCAACTATTCCAGCTAATGGTGCGGCCAATTTTACTCATTTGAGAGATGGTCATTTTGGGTCAGTTGGTGGGGTGCAATACAGTGGGTTCAACGCAACTGGTATGAAGTGTGCTTGGATCGTTGCATGGCAAGCGCCCGTCGAAAACGATCCACCTCTCCCTCCTAATCGG GTATATGTTACTTGTGGACCTAAAACAGTGATGGATGCAATGACATGGCATCAAATACTGATGAAATTAGATACGTCTCCAACTGATGATAGCGAGTCCGACTCGAGTGCAAAGATCAGCGTTGATGCTCACATCCATGATGATATCCCCAACAGTGCTACCCTCTTAGTTAACTTTAATCTTATTCCGTAA